The following nucleotide sequence is from Vibrio fluvialis.
ATGTCGTGTTTGCCTTGTACTTGCTGGGTATTGTTGCGGCAGTCTTTACTGGTTGGGTACTGAAGAAAACGTTGTTCCCGGGGTCGAGTGACAATCTGGTGATGGAGATGCCGGATTACGAAGTGCCTACGCTGCAAAACGTGCTGATCAAAACCTGGCAGAAGCTGAAACGTTTTGTTCTTGGCGCAGGTAAAACCATCGTGATTGTGGTGGCGATTCTGAGCTTTTTGAACTCGGTAGGTACCGACGGCTCATTTGGCAACGAAGACAGTGACAACTCTGTGCTTTCTAAAGCGGCGCAAGTGGTGACGCCGGTGTTCGAACCGATTGGCATCAATCATGATAACTGGCAGGCAACTGTGGGTATCATTACTGGCATTTTTGCCAAAGAAGCGGTGGTGGGGACGCTGAACAACCTTTACACCTCAGCACAAGGCGATGATGCCGAGTACGATCTGATAGGCAGCCTGCAAGATGCGGTCATGTCGATCCCTGAAAACTTGATGGGTCTGAACTTCTCTGATCCATTAGGCATTGAAGTCGGTGATTTATCAGACAGCGCATCGGTGGCTCAAGATCAGGAAGTGGATGCTTCCATCTTCGGTAACTTGAACAACCATTTTGTCACTGGCTATGCAGCGTTCTCGTACCTGATCTTTATTCTGCTTTACACGCCTTGTGTGGCGGCGATGGGGGCTTATGTGCGTGAGTTTGGTACGCGATATGCGCGCTTTATTGCGGTGTGGACGATGGGGCTGGCTTACGCATCCGCAGCGCTGTTTAACCAGGCTGCTCACTTTAGTGAATCGCCAGTCACCAGTGCCAGCTGGATTGGCGGTATTTTACTGGGGTGTGCACTGGTTTACAGCCTGCTTAAACGGGCTGGACGTAAACAGCAACGTCTTGAGGTACAGATGGCATGATTTTGACTGAGCTAAAACAAGCGATTGAGGCGCAGAGCGGTATTTCGCGCAAAGAGCTCGCGAAACGTTTTGCGCTCAGTGAAGACGGTGTGGACGCGATGCTCGCGGTGTGGATCAAAAAAGGTGTCATTTCTCGTTTTATTGACACCAATGCCGCGCAGAAGGTTACCCGGATTCGATATTCGCTCAATCAGGCTCAGGGCTTATCCGTAACTGTGACCATGTAGTTGATAAGAACAAAGCCGCTTCGCGCGGCTTTTTTATGGCTATTAAACGTTGACGAACAGTGAGCTCAACGAGAGCACGTTACGCAGTTTAGTCAGCATCAAGTCTTGTTCTGCTTCACTGCGACGTTCACCTTTGGTGTTGCCCCACACTGGGCCTGGCCAGGCAATGTCATCCTGGAAGCGGGCGATGTGGTGGATATGCAGTTGTGGAACCATGTTACCCAGCGCACCCAGATTGAGTTTGTCCGGCTGAAACAGCGCTTCGAGCGCTTGGTTCACCGCTTGCGACTCTAACAGGAATTGCTGCTGTTCATGCATCGGTAAGTGATGCAGCTCTTTCAGATTCGCCTTTTTCGGAACCAGAATGACCCAAGGCACCGCTGCGTCTTTATGCAGCAGAGCGACACACAAAGGGAAATGGCCAATGACATCGGTATCTTTTGCTAACTGAGGATGAAGTTCGAAACTCATGGTGATGATCCGTTAATGGTTGATGCCGTCGGAGTGCGACAGAAGTGGCCATTATACGCCAATAAAAAAGGCTGACACTATGTGCCAGCCTTTGAATATTCTCAATTTTGCAATTACATGCGTTCTAGGGTGTTGATCCCCAGTAGAGACAGGCCTTGCTTGATGGTCTTCGCGGTCAGCGCAGCCAGTTTCAGGCGGCTCTGTTTCAGGCTCTCATCTTCGGCAATCAGGATCGGGCAAGCTTCGTAGAAGCTAGAGAATTGACCCGCCAGTTCGAACAGGTAGCTACACAGAATGTGCGGCTGACCTTCACGAGATATAGATTGTACCGCTTCTTCAAATTGCAGCAGTTTGGCGATCAGTGCTTTCTCTTTCTCTTCAGTGATCTTGATGTCACCCGTCAGGTTGTCTGGTGAAACGCCTGCTTTTGCGAAGATAGACGCGACACGTGTGTACGCGTACTGCATGTATGGCGCGGTGTTACCTTCGAACGCCAGCATGTTGTCCCAGTCAAACACGTAGTCAGTGGTACGGTGTTTAGACAGGTCTGCGTATTTCACTGCAGCCATCGCGACCGTGGTGGCGATCTCTGCTTTCTCGTCTGCGTCTAAATCCGGGTTTTTCGATTCGATCAGCGCTTTTGCACGTTCTTCGGCTTCATCGAGCAGATCTGCCAGACGAACCGTGCCGCCAGCACGTGTCTTGAATGGGCGCCCATCTTTGCCCAGCATCATACCGAATGCGTGATGTTCCAGAGTCACGGCTTCAGGCACGTAACCGGCTTTACGCACGATAGTCCACGCTTGCATCAGGTGCTGGTGCTGACGAGAGTCGATGAAGTACAGCACACGATCCGCGCCCAGCGTTTCGTAACGGTATTTCGCACAGGCGATGTCTGTTGTGGTGTAAAGGAAGCCGCCATCGCGCTTCTGTATGATCACACCCATAGGCTCGCCGTCTTTGTTTTTGAACTCTTCGAGGAAGACCACTTGCGCGCCGTCATCTTCTTGGGCCAGACCTTTTTGTTTGAGGTCAGCCACGATGCCTGGAAGCATGTCGTTGTACATGCTTTCGCCCATGACGTCATCACGAGTCAATGATACGTTCAGACGATCGTAGTTGCGTTGGTTTTGAATCATGGTCACGTCGACCAGTTTCTTCCACATGTCGAGACAGAATGCGTCACCGCCTTGCAGTTTCACTACGTAGTTACGTGCTCTTTCCGCAAACTCTGCATCTTCGTCGTACAGCTTTTTCGATTCACGGTAGAAGGCTTCCAGGTCAGACAGTTCCATCGACACTTCGCCAGACTCTTGCTGCACACGCTCAAGGTTTGCGATCAGCATGCCGAACTGAGTGCCCCAGTCGCCGATGTGGTTAGCGCGAATGACTTTGTGGCCCAGGAATTCCAGGGTACGAACCACCGCGTCACCGATGATGGTTGAACGCAGGTGACCTACGTGCATTTCTTTGGCTACGTTCGGCGCTGAGTAGTCAGCCACGATAGTTTGTTGTGCTTCTTGCGCTACACCCAGACGCTCATCAGCAAGGGCCGCATCGGCTTGTTTAGCCAGGAACTCTTCACTCAGGAAAATGTTGATGAAACCTGGGCCCGCGATTTCGGTTTTGCTCGCGATACCGTCTAAATCAAGCACGTCGATGACTTTTTGCGCGAATTCTCGCGGATTAGTACCTAACTGTTTTGCAACGCCCATTACGCCGTTGGCCTGATAATCACCAAACTGTGGTTTTGCGGATTGGCGAACAGCTGCAGGGCTGCCTGCAGGTGCGCCAGCGGCTTCAAGAGCCTGAGATACTTTGTCATTAATCAGTGCTTGGATATTCACACGCGTGTCCTTCAATTCTGGGAATTGGTTGGGTATGCATTTTATTCACTGGGCAGTAGTGAATGCATATCTCGATTTTGTTCATAAATTGGCGCACATGATAGCAATTTTATTACTGGGCTTATAGGGACAAAATTACGAAATTTTCTACTTTTCGATTGAATCTTGGTAACATCGACGACAAATCATTATTTTGGGTAGTTAAAATGCTTCAGTCGCTGATGGAATCAGGTCTTCATCCTGTTCAAATGAAAGACAAACTCGCTGAATTCATGCATAAAATGCAGCAATTATCCGAGCTTTTGCATATCGATTTGTCAAACCACACGCTGGACCACATTGCACTCAGAATCAACGAAATGCATCTTGCCAAAGCGGCGCATCTGGAATGGCTAAAAGAGGGCGAGGAAATCTCCTGCGCGCAGATTAACGGCCGTCCAATCATTGTCATTGCGTTTGACCAGCCATTGGCTGCGGCGCAATGGACGATTGAATGCCTGGAACTGCCTTATCCGGCACCGGGGAAAACTTATCCGGATCAGAGCTGGGAACATGTGGAGTTTGTGGTGCCGTCTGAAGCGCAGACCGCGGATGACTTTCTGGCTGACCTACACCAGCAGTTTCCCGCTCTGGCGCAGCAGTGGTCACAGTTGGCTGAACTTGGTGTGAAAACCAAACTCTCGAGCCCGAAAGGTGAGGGTGAACGCTTGAACAACCCAACGGTGGCGTTCAAATGGCAGGGCGTGTGTATTAAACTGCACCCCTATACCCTCAAAGCCATTGTTGAATCAGAACGTTAACCGAGATCGTAGGCTTTCGGGCGCAACTGAAACTCTTCAATCGACCCGATTTCCTGTCCCAGACTCAGCGGCTCTGCCTCTTCGTGAGCATTGCCCTGAGTATGCATAATAAGACGGTTGGCGGTCCGCGGTTTAAGCTCGTTAACCACAAAGCGAATCATGTCGGAGCGGCTGAGCTGCTTCAGCTCTTCTAATACCACTTCCCGTTGATCGAACGTCCAGTCTTTATTGCCGATGGCAACCCACAGACGTTGAGCCCGTGTGCGCAGCGTCGGGTCCGGTGTCGCTATCTGATTCCACAAACCGCGTTTACTGCTGTGCCATTGATATTCGTTAAGCTCCAGCAACACCATGTAAAAAGCATTGAGGAATTCGTCGATGGAACGAATCAGATCGGCGGGGGCAGCATTCGGCGACTGCACATACAGCACCATACCCGGATGACGGTTGAGCGGCATATTACCTGTGCCAACCATGTAACCCAGTTGCTGCTTAGTGCGGATTTCGTGGAAGAAGGTGGCCGACATCAGGTGATTTGCCAGTGAGTAGAGCGCAATACTGCGCGGCTCGGTGTCTTTGGACTGGTAATACACCACAATCGCCGAGTCGTCCTGATCGCAACTGACTTCGCGCTGAAAGGTACCATTGTGGCCCAGCATCACCAGCGGACGTAGTGACTCTTCATAGGTTTGATTCTTGACGCGCAGCGCGTCTTTTAGTACTTCGGCCATGGCATGAGCGTCCTGCTTCTGCCAGTCACCGTAAACAAACATCTCGATGTGCAATTGAGCGATGATCTTCTCAACGAACTCGGCCAGTTCACTGACTTCAATCGTTTCCAACGCGTCCAGCAACTGGCCGTATGGCGGGTTATTGGGCTGCAGCAGGCCAGTCATGGCGTTGAAAAGCTGTGAAATCGGCCGGTCGTGGGCGGCGTTGCGCCAGTTACGTAGCAGTTGTTGCTTGATGGTTTCGAAGCGCTTCTCGCTGAACTCGCGACGGGCAAATTTGTCGAGAATCATCTTCATCAGCTGAGGCTGCTTCTGACTGAAGCCCGAGATAGTCAGCGTGACACCGCCTTGATGGGCATACATGTTGTAGCCCATACCCGCAATTTCAGCCTGATAAGTTTCTTTGGCCAGCGTGTCGAGGAACATTTCGACACACAAACGAGTGATGACGATGTTGCGAGTGCTGGCGACGGAATGTGGGCTATCAATGGCAATATAAATCACGCCCTTAGGGACGCGAAACTCGGTATCTTGCAGGTGCCACAAACGGAAACCTGGCAGATCCTGTAATATTTTCGGTAGCGTTTCTTGTTCGTTTTCCAGCGGCCGAGGGTCGAGCTGATCGCAGATGAACGGGTTTTCTGGTGGCAATAGCAACGGCAGAGATGCACTCTGCTGATTAAATTTCGCCATCTGCTCCGGGCTGAACGGGTGCACAGAGTATGGGGTGAAATACCAGTCGGCTTCGCTGTTGTAATCCTGTCCTTGCGTGATCAGGGTCGCGCGCAGATTTTCTGGCACCAGATAGCTCAGAATTTCGTTGAGTAAAGCGTCATCGTACGCTTGCATCATGTAGTCGCCATAAATGGTGTCTTCCGCAGCGTAATGCTGCATATTGATCACCAGATGACTGACAATGTCGAGTGGGCGCGAGGTTTCCTGAAACCGAAATGCCGATTCCAACACCGCACGTTTTTCCATGTAGCGCCATTCGTCTAAGCCGTTTTCACGAATCAGCGTTAAGGTCTCAAACATGGCTTGAATGATGTCATCAACATGTTCCAGACCGAGGGGAGTGAGCGTACAACTGATGGAAAACTCACGGTAGTTGCTGCCGCTGGCGCCGCCGCCGGCAGACAACGAGGTAATCCAGCCTTTATCTTTCAAGGCCAGCAGCAGGCTGCCTTCACCTTCATAGCCGATCAGATGGGCAAAATAGGAGAGTGGCTTACGCTGGTAATACGCGTCGGTGCTGGGCATCGGAAAGCTCAGGATGAGTTTGCGAATCTCTTTGAGTGGTTCGACATGAATCATCACGCCGGTTTGTTCCGGAGTCACAAACGGTTCGGTAATGGTCTTGTTCGCCAGATGGCGATTGGGAATGGCGGCAAATTTGTCGTTCGCCCATTGAGCCAATTCATCGAGGCTTTGCGGGCCCATTATCACTAACGTCATCAGGTCAGACGAATAATGTTGCTCATGGAACGCGATGATTTCGTCGCGAATATTGCTGCCTTCACGATCGCCCAATGTTTCCAAATTACCGACCGAAAACTTCGCAAACGGGTGCTGCGGGTTGATGGTGGCTTTCTGTACCTGATACAAGCGGCGAGAATCGTCGTTCAGTTTCAGTTTGTATTCGGAGTCGACCGCCTGACGCTCCTTGTCCAGAGCCTCAGCATTAAACAGCGGCGCGGTAAAGAACTGACTGAAGCGATCGAGTGCCTTTTCAAACACGTTCGGCGAGACATCAAAGAAGAAGCACGTATGTTCTGTCCCTGTCCACGCATTATTGGTACCACCGTGCTGATTAATTACGCTTTGAAATTCGCCCACTTTAGGGTATTTTCGCGTGCCTAAAAACAGCATGTGTTCAAGGTAATGTGCCAAACCTTCACGGTCCGTCGGATCGTCAAAATGGCCAACTTTGACCGCTAAGGCTGCTGCAGATTTCTGGGCACTTTCATTGTGGATCAACAGCACACGCAACGAATTGGACAGGGTCAGATGTCGGTAGCTATTTGAATCATTTGGGCTAATGTGCACAGAAGTTCTCCGGTAGGGCTTTGATTTAAGTATGGCGTTGAAACGATACGGCGCAAATTCAAGTCTGTGATTTTTTGAGCAGAATGTCATTCTAGTCCCAAAGATGACTTTTTAATAGACTGTTACCCCGGTCTAAGTCTTTACGAACGGTGCTGTTATAATCAGCGGCAAAGCAGCCTCAGACTGCCTGTGTATAAGAGCAAATAGGTATACATAATGAAAATTTTTATCATGCGTCACGGTGAGGCCCATCACTATGCAGCCAGTGATGCAGAGCGAGCTTTAACGGAGCGAGGTCGGAATGAATCGGTCGCGGTTGCCCGCGCCTGTATTGAGCAGCAAGACCTACATCATTTCGATAAAGTTCTGGTCAGCCCTTATCTACGTGCTCAGCAAACCTGGCAGGAAATCTCTCGCTATTTTGCGGCAAGACAAGTGCAGGTATGCGAGGACATCACGCCGTATGGTTCGGCCGATGAGGTGTTTGACTATGTCTCGGCACTGGTTGAACTGGAAGCATTAGACACGCTGCTGCTGGTATCGCACCTGCCGCTGGTGGGTTATCTGGCGTCCGAATTTGTAGCAGATATGGTGCCGCCGATGTTCCCGACCTCGGGCTTGATGTGCATTGAGTTTGACCCTCAATCGCGCCAGGGCAAAGTCGCCTGGAACGTGCACCCGTAATTTGCACGGTGCGAAAAGAAAAGGTTGTCTGCGGGCAGCCTTTTTTATTGGTCGCTGGCCTTAGATTTATCCCTCAGCCAAGTTTTTGACAGTTTCTCATGGACTAAAAATTGCATCATCGCGCTAACGCCTTGTTGCGTCGCTGAATTCTCAACCACTAATAGCTTGCAGGCCTATGAAGTTTACACTGCCATTTGCGGACAAATTGCCCAACATTCCTCAACGCAGCATGCCTGCCATCGGTGCGCCAGTTATGGTACTGGCGACGTTGGCGATGGTGGTGTTGCCGATGCCCGCATTTCTGCTCGACCTCTTTTTTACCTTCAATATTGCCTTATCGATGGTGGTGCTGCTGGTAACGGTTTACACACGCAGACCACTTGATTTCGCTGCATTCCCGACCGTACTGCTGATTGCAACCTTGCTACGTCTGGCGCTCAACGTCGCCTCAACTCGGGTGGTGTTGCTCTATGGTCATGAAGGCCCGGGAGCTGCGGGTAACGTGATTGAAGCGTTTGGTAACGTAGTGATTGGCGGCAACTACGCTGTCGGTCTGGTGGTGTTCTTAATCCTGATGATCATCAACTTTATGGTGGTCACCAAAGGTGCGGGCCGGATTTCTGAGGTAAGCGCTCGCTTTACATTGGATGCCTTGCCGGGTAAACAGATGGCGATTGATGCGGATCTCAACGCTGGTCTGATTGATCAAGAGCAAGCGCGTACTCGCCGTTTTGAAGTCACCAAAGAAGCGGACTTTTACGGTTCGATGGATGGTGCGTCCAAGTTCGTCAAAGGGGACGCGATAGCCGGTATTCTGATCCTGTTTATCAACATTATCGGTGGCCTTACTATCGGGATGATTCAATATGGTCTTGGCTTTGGCGAAGCGATTCAAATCTATACCTTGCTGACCATCGGTGACGGTCTGGTTGCTCAGATCCCGTCGCTGCTGCTCTCCATCGGTGCCGCGATCATGGTAACGCGTCAAAATACCGATGAAGACATGGGACAGCAGGTCATTTTCCAGCTGTTCGACAATCCGAAAGCGCTGATGATTACCTCAGCCATTCTTGGCGTGATGGGGATTGTACCTGGCATGCCGCATTTTTCGTTTCTGACCCTGGCTATTTTGGCGGGGGGCAGTGCCTACATGATTCAGCGCAAACAGAAACAAGCCGAAAGCGATGCCAAACTGCCCGCGAAAATTGAAGGTGAAGCGCCAACACCACGCGAGTTGTCGTGGGATGATGTGCAGCCTGTCGATGTGATTGGTCTGGAAGTGGGTTATCGTTTGATTCCGCTGGTGGATCGCGATCAGGGCGGGGAACTGCTTGAGCGGGTAAAAGGCGTGCGCAAGAAGTTGTCACAAGATTTTGGTTTCCTCATTCCGCCGGTTCACATTCGTGACAACCTCGAACTCACGCCGAACAGTTACCGCATCACCTTGATGGGGGTTGCCGTGGGTGAAGCGGAGATTCGCCCGGATCAGGAACTGGCGATTAACCCGGGCCAGGTATACGGCATGATTGACGGTGAACACACCTATGACCCGGCATTTGGGCTGGAAGCGGTGTGGATTCGTGAAGAGCAACGTGAACATGCGCAAGCGCTCGGATACACCGTAGTTGACTCGTCAACCGTGCTGGCGACTCATTTGAGTCAACTGCTGACCAACAATGCTGCCCAGCTGATTGGTCATGAAGAAGTGCAGAATCTGCTTGAAATGCTGAGCCGTTCTGCGCCGCGTCTGGTGGATGGTTTTGTTCCGGATCAACTGGCGTTGGGTGTGGTCGTTAAAGTACTGCAGAACCTGTTGCACGAAGCCATTCCGATTCGCGATATTCGAACCATTGTGCAAACCCTGTCTGAGTATTCCAGTAAGAGTCAAGAACCCGACATTCTGACGGCCGCGGTACGGATTGCGTTGAAACGTCTAATCGTCCAAGAAATCAATGGTATAGAGCCTGAGCTGCCGGTGATTACCCTGATCCCTGAGCTGGAACAAATTTTGCATCAGACCATGCAAGCTTCAGGGGGAGAATCGGCAGGTATTGAGCCTGGATTGGCGGAGCGGCTGCAGATGGCATTGAGTCAGGCAACGCAGGAGCAAGAGCTGAAAGGCGAACCTGCGGTACTGCTGACATCCGGTGTGCTGCGCTCGACATTGGCCAAGTTCGTCAAGAACACCATTCCAAACCTGAGAGTGCTGTCGTATCAAGAGATACCAGACGAAAAACAAATTCGCATTGTGCAGGCGGTTGGTAACTAACCTTCTCACATAAATAATGGATAGCTGCTTTGAAAATTAAACGATTTTTTGCCAAAGACATGAGAACAGCGCTGCTTCAGGTTAAAGAAGAACTGGGCGCGGAGGCGGTGATCATGTCAAACAAAAAAGTCGCGGGTGGCGTCGAAATCGTGGCGGCGGTGGATGGAGAAACAACCTCCGTTGCTCCGGCGGTGACGAAACAGTACGGTTCACAACCAAGACACATCGGCACTCAGGCGTCACCGAAGCTCCAAAGCACGCCTTCCCGACGCGAACTGCAAGATGACCGGGTAAGCCTGAACAATGGTTCAAGCAACGGCGCATCAATGACTCAGCGTTTTGCCAACATGCTAAAGCAGTACAGTAATGGTGCGCATGAGGAAGAGTCGCAGTATCGCGCCGAGAATGAAGACTCGCTGTCGGCTTTGCTTAAGCGTCAGACTGACACTCGCACGACAGAGAGCCGCTCTTCGCTGGCCCGCCAGCTCAACAGCGATTCTCCGCTGGCGAAACTGATTGCTGAAGAACGTTCCGAGGCTCGGGCTCGTCCGCGTTTGGATCCGTCGCGCTACGAACGTCAGCGCGAAGAAGACACGCCAATGGCAGCCAACGAGCTGGAAAATATGCGTGAAGAGATGACCTCTATTCGCCGCCTGTTGGAACATCAGGTTTCTGGGTTGATGTGGCAGGAAGTGGAACGTCGCGAACCGCTGCGTGCCATGTTGATTAAACGTCTGGAACGTATGGGTGTCTCTCTGGACCTGGCCGACCAGCTGGCCTGTTACATTCCGGAAGATACGCAACCGCAAAAAGCGTGGAAAGCACTGCTGGGTCTGGTTTCAGACCAGATTCCAGTGGTGAAGCAAGATATTCTCAAACGTGGCGGCGTGGTGGCGCTGCTTGGACCTACCGGTGTTGGTAAAACGACCACGGTGGCGAAGCTGGCGGCACGCGCGGCGATGGAATACGGTTCGGACAACGTTGCCCTGGTGACAACCGACACTTACCGTATCGGCGCCCATGAGCAATTATCCATTTATGGAAGAATTATGGGTTGTCCTGTAAGAGTTGCTAAAGATTCCAAAGAGTTAGCCGATGTAATATATCAGCTACGCAATCGTCGCCTAATTTTGGTGGATACAGCAGGCATGGGACAGCGCGATGTGCGCCTGTCTGAGCAACTCGATACCCTCATGCAAGAGAGTGGAGAAGTCATCCACAGTTATCTGGTGTTACCTGCCACGGCGCAACGCAAAGTGTTGCAGGAAACCATTGAGCACTTTAGAAGAATTCCTCTTTCAGGGTGCATTATGACCAAGCTCGACGAATGCCTGAGCTTAGGTGAATTTGTTAGTGTTGTAGTTCAAAATTCGTTGCCTGTGGCGTACATCGCCAATGGTCAGCGTGTACCCGAAGATATAGTGATTGCTCAGCCCAAATATATGGTTGCGAAAGCAAACGAGTTGCTAGAGAAGTCGACAGAGAATGAACCTCACTACTGGAACAGTGATTCAGAAAGATTCTAGGCGGCGGACAGATATGACAAACAAAATGATATATGACCAAGCAAGCGGCTTACGTCGTTTAACCCAACCCTCTGTAACCAAAGTCATCGCGGTGACTGGTGGTAAAGGCGGTGTGGGCAAATCAAATGTGACTCTGGGTATGGCCATTTGCATGGCACGCCAGGGCAAAAAAGTCATGGTGCTGGATGCTGACCTGGGATTAGCGAACGTGGACGTGATGCTCGGCATTCGTCCTAAGCGCAACTTAGGCCATGTGTTGGCCGGTGAATGTGAGCTGAAAGATGCTATCGTAGAAGGACCACATGGGATTAAAATCATCCCGGCGACTTCTGGTACGCAATCCATGACTGAGCTGTCACACGCTCAGCACGTGGGGTTGATTCGTGCCTTCGGTTCGTTGGAAGATGAGATGGACATTCTGTTGGTGGATACTGCAGCAGGTATCTCCGACATGGTGGTCAGCTTCTCGCGTGCTGCGCAAGATGTTGTGCTGGTGGTGTGTGATGAACCCACTTCTATCACAGATGCATATGCACTGATCAAACTTTTGAGCAGAGAACATCAGGTTCAGCGATTTAAGATTGTTGCCAACATGGTCAGAAGCTATCGTGAAGGACGAGAGTTGTTCGCGAAACTGACACTGGTCACCGAGCGCTTCTTGAATGTAAGCCTTGAACTTGTCGCCTGTATTCCTCTGGACGACAACGTGCGTCAGGCAGTAAAAAGACAGAAAATCGTGGTGGATGCTTATCCGCGTTCACCCGCATCGCTGGCGATCAGCTCTTTGGCGAACAAGGCCTTAACCTGGCCGATCCCGAGAACCCCGAGTGGGCATCTGGAATTTTTCGTCGAAAGGCTGCTTAACCGGTCAGAAATAGTAGGGGAACCATTCGGTGAATAAAGCGCTTACTTATGATCAATACGGCAATATCAATAGCCAGAAATTGTTTCTGGAAAAATATTCCGTATTGGTTAAGCGTATAGCTCATCACTTAATCGGGCGTTTACCTCCTAGTGTACTCATTGAAGATTTAATACAAGCCGGCATGGTCGGCTTACTTGAAGCGCAAAAGAACTACGACGGAAGTAAAGGTGCGAGTTTTGAAACCTACGCTGGTATTCGTATTCGAGGCGCGATGCTCGACGATATTCGGCGGGGCGACTGGGTGCCACGCTCGGTACACAAACATAACCGGGAAATCAGTCAGGCAATTGCAGAACTGGAAGGGATCCTAAATCGTGACCCGTCCGATACAGAAGTCGCAAAACACCTGGGTATGTCGTTAGATCAATACCATAGCGTGTTAACCGACATAAACTGTTCGCGAATTGTCGGAATTGAAGATCTGGGAGTGACGGATGACGCCATTTCGCCTGTGGACGATGATGAAGACAACTCTCCTTTCAAAGGGGTTGCCGACGAATCGTTCCGTAAAGCATTGGTTGAGTCAATAAAATCGCTTCCTGAGCGTGAAGCCTTAGTACTTTCGCTCTATTATGATGAAGAACTAAACTTGAAAGAAATTGGGGAAGTACTTGGCGTGAGTGAGTCCCGCGTGAGCCAAATACTGAGCCAAGCAATGCAACGTCTGCGAACCAAGTTGAGTTCCTGGACACAAAACGACTAAATATCACTGATTTCGAACTCAGTGGAGGCAATTTTGAATAAAAACATGAAAATCCTTATTGTTGACGATTTTTCAACAATGCGCCGTATTGTAAAAAACCTTCTTCGTGACCTGGGTTTCAACAACACTCAGGAAGCGGACGATGGCTTGACGGCTTTGCCTATGCTTAAAAAGGGTGAATTTGATTTCGTGGTGACAGATTGGAATATGCCTGGTATGCAAGGCATTGATCTTCTGAGAAACATTCGTGCGGATGAAGAGTTGAAACATCTTCCTGTCCTGATGATCACAGCTGAAGCAAAACGTGAGCAGATCATCGAAGCAGCTCAAGCGGGCGTTAACGGTTACATCGTTAAGCCATTCACAGCGAGCGGCGACTCTGAAAGAAAAACTAGAAAAAATCTTCGAGCGTCTCTAAAACTTTCGTTTAGACAAAAGTTTGCTCTATTCAAACGCGTGAAAGGCTAATTACAGGATGATTTCATTAGAACAAGCCAAAGAACTCGTTCAATTGCTTGAGAATGGACAGCAGGACAGCGCGAACCTTCTGGTTAAGCAGCTGTATGAATCGGAACGCAACCCAATGTTGCAAGAGATCGGCGCCTTGACGCGCGATCTGCACGATTCCCTGAATCAATTCCATATCGATGAGCGAATGAGTCAGATAGCCAATGACGAAATTCCTGATGCCCGAGACAGATTGCATTACGTCATTGAAAAAACCGAAGTCGCAGCGAACAAAACCATGGATGCCGTGGATCGTTGTATGCCGATTGCAGACAGTTTGCACGAAAGCTTAC
It contains:
- a CDS encoding insulinase family protein, whose product is MHISPNDSNSYRHLTLSNSLRVLLIHNESAQKSAAALAVKVGHFDDPTDREGLAHYLEHMLFLGTRKYPKVGEFQSVINQHGGTNNAWTGTEHTCFFFDVSPNVFEKALDRFSQFFTAPLFNAEALDKERQAVDSEYKLKLNDDSRRLYQVQKATINPQHPFAKFSVGNLETLGDREGSNIRDEIIAFHEQHYSSDLMTLVIMGPQSLDELAQWANDKFAAIPNRHLANKTITEPFVTPEQTGVMIHVEPLKEIRKLILSFPMPSTDAYYQRKPLSYFAHLIGYEGEGSLLLALKDKGWITSLSAGGGASGSNYREFSISCTLTPLGLEHVDDIIQAMFETLTLIRENGLDEWRYMEKRAVLESAFRFQETSRPLDIVSHLVINMQHYAAEDTIYGDYMMQAYDDALLNEILSYLVPENLRATLITQGQDYNSEADWYFTPYSVHPFSPEQMAKFNQQSASLPLLLPPENPFICDQLDPRPLENEQETLPKILQDLPGFRLWHLQDTEFRVPKGVIYIAIDSPHSVASTRNIVITRLCVEMFLDTLAKETYQAEIAGMGYNMYAHQGGVTLTISGFSQKQPQLMKMILDKFARREFSEKRFETIKQQLLRNWRNAAHDRPISQLFNAMTGLLQPNNPPYGQLLDALETIEVSELAEFVEKIIAQLHIEMFVYGDWQKQDAHAMAEVLKDALRVKNQTYEESLRPLVMLGHNGTFQREVSCDQDDSAIVVYYQSKDTEPRSIALYSLANHLMSATFFHEIRTKQQLGYMVGTGNMPLNRHPGMVLYVQSPNAAPADLIRSIDEFLNAFYMVLLELNEYQWHSSKRGLWNQIATPDPTLRTRAQRLWVAIGNKDWTFDQREVVLEELKQLSRSDMIRFVVNELKPRTANRLIMHTQGNAHEEAEPLSLGQEIGSIEEFQLRPKAYDLG
- a CDS encoding VOC family protein, producing MLQSLMESGLHPVQMKDKLAEFMHKMQQLSELLHIDLSNHTLDHIALRINEMHLAKAAHLEWLKEGEEISCAQINGRPIIVIAFDQPLAAAQWTIECLELPYPAPGKTYPDQSWEHVEFVVPSEAQTADDFLADLHQQFPALAQQWSQLAELGVKTKLSSPKGEGERLNNPTVAFKWQGVCIKLHPYTLKAIVESER
- a CDS encoding HIT family protein translates to MSFELHPQLAKDTDVIGHFPLCVALLHKDAAVPWVILVPKKANLKELHHLPMHEQQQFLLESQAVNQALEALFQPDKLNLGALGNMVPQLHIHHIARFQDDIAWPGPVWGNTKGERRSEAEQDLMLTKLRNVLSLSSLFVNV
- a CDS encoding FeoC-like transcriptional regulator, producing the protein MILTELKQAIEAQSGISRKELAKRFALSEDGVDAMLAVWIKKGVISRFIDTNAAQKVTRIRYSLNQAQGLSVTVTM
- the argS gene encoding arginine--tRNA ligase — translated: MNIQALINDKVSQALEAAGAPAGSPAAVRQSAKPQFGDYQANGVMGVAKQLGTNPREFAQKVIDVLDLDGIASKTEIAGPGFINIFLSEEFLAKQADAALADERLGVAQEAQQTIVADYSAPNVAKEMHVGHLRSTIIGDAVVRTLEFLGHKVIRANHIGDWGTQFGMLIANLERVQQESGEVSMELSDLEAFYRESKKLYDEDAEFAERARNYVVKLQGGDAFCLDMWKKLVDVTMIQNQRNYDRLNVSLTRDDVMGESMYNDMLPGIVADLKQKGLAQEDDGAQVVFLEEFKNKDGEPMGVIIQKRDGGFLYTTTDIACAKYRYETLGADRVLYFIDSRQHQHLMQAWTIVRKAGYVPEAVTLEHHAFGMMLGKDGRPFKTRAGGTVRLADLLDEAEERAKALIESKNPDLDADEKAEIATTVAMAAVKYADLSKHRTTDYVFDWDNMLAFEGNTAPYMQYAYTRVASIFAKAGVSPDNLTGDIKITEEKEKALIAKLLQFEEAVQSISREGQPHILCSYLFELAGQFSSFYEACPILIAEDESLKQSRLKLAALTAKTIKQGLSLLGINTLERM